One Ictalurus furcatus strain D&B chromosome 21, Billie_1.0, whole genome shotgun sequence genomic region harbors:
- the LOC128625024 gene encoding zinc finger protein 70-like: protein MAKFEYLNTFFTERLLAVAGELFQVVTDIITEYQEETDRTKQENMYLKKMLTAERLANGRDGSTNQAVPQELPNISHGPLDSNSSVIQVKVELSTTKQDNMSPEPVNDPSTVTTPHHFSGKTTNEEINDDYLHNNSEVAIKSEPRDSQIVISDDSNPAMQSESIIDYNLVGLRDDQGPDPSSHDALQSETADRIVYCQYCGKPFGNRGQMKRHMVVHQKDRPRPYRCDLCGKCYSYAQVLEVHRRTHTGERPYHCKFCGRRFNQKGHLKEHERIHTGEKPFGCPICGKRFIQSSQVRKHVNYHHPTVQLS from the exons atggcaaagTTTGAGTATTTAAATACGTTTTTTACTGAGCGTCTATTAGCTGTCGCGGGAGAATTATTTCAAGTAGTTACGGACATTATTACCGAGTATCAGGAGGAAACAGACCGAACCAAACAGGAAAACATGTACCTGAAGAAAATGCTAACAGCAGAGCGATTGGCTAACGGACGAG atGGTTCAACTAATCAAGCAGTTCCCCAGGAGCTGCCAAACATCTCCCATGGACCCCTGGATTCAAATTCCTCAGTAATACAAGTAAAGGTGGAGCTGTCTACCACAAAGCAGGACAACATGTCACCGGAACCAGTAAATGATCCGTCCACAGTGACTACACCACACCATTTCTCAGGAAAGactacaaatgaggaaataaacGATGACTATCTCCATAATAACTCGGAAGTCGCTATAAAATCTGAGCCAAGGGACTCCCAGATCGTCATATCTGATGACTCAAACCCTGCCATGCAAAGTGAGAGTATAATTGACTATAATTTGGTAGGTTTAAGAGACGATCAAGGTCCTGATCCCTCTTCACATGATGCACTGCAAAGCGAGACAGCTGATAGAATTGTTTACTGTCAATATTGTGGAAAGCCTTTCGGAAACCGTGGCCAGATGAAAAGGCATATGGTTGTGCATCAGAAAGACAGGCCAAGGCCGTATCGCTGTGACTTGTGCGGAAAGTGCTACTCCTATGCACAGGTGCTTGAGGTCCACCGTAGGACTCATACAGGGGAAAGGCCGTATCACTGTAAATTTTGTGGAAGGCGTTTTAATCAGAAAGGACACTTAAAGGAGCATGAAAGAATTCACACTGGTGAAAAGCCTTTTGGCTGCCCAATTTGTGGAAAACGATTCATTCAGTCCAGCCAAGTCAGAAAACATGTCAATTACCATCATCCTACAGTGCAGCTGTCATAA